In the Sarcophilus harrisii chromosome 1, mSarHar1.11, whole genome shotgun sequence genome, one interval contains:
- the FANCG gene encoding Fanconi anemia group G protein isoform X4 — protein MSPGPTAPQAHPGCLRLWREENDQLVGQWKQVAAQHSGQSLKPQAAHHVLDGLRGLLHRLQGLPSALSVLPLELTVLANTLTLGAGLTQRFMKDHALDIHRGLERVLDAMGVPLPQSGDLWKAIFQSPFITPEMLLPLHLLVGLQGALWLTDNHPGDLARLLCTVMRSQYKESGVPLLEPTEDLLSLLSMWDPPIGELDAPVILQDARSLRDVLLTTAAFLQGLHELHVGNLLLALSSLQKAALSLCPRPVLAQVHTALGACLRKMGHPQRALLHLLEALKAGPGQGPPLLEAARLYRQLGHTTAELDSLRLLVEALSIPQDSRPPLFPIGVELLIPPPSPASCLYAGTQSQARYLLASRCLQTGRNGEAVEQYLDLLALLLDGPMSQGMPCSVFLSGGSQVPRVPEVFLETAVALIIVGRFHDSLTVCEELLSRIVLLVPQKLWLGQGGASFKSSLSPAPPLSENPSERLCCLLWASAAHLFQGQAHAGLGARKEALEEFSRCLELLFRVQPMGRAVDQDAGGDKGQGLNGG, from the exons ATGTCCCCAGGTCCCACCGCGCCCCAGGCTCACCCTGGCTGCCTGCGCCtgtggagggaggaaaatgatCAACTGGTCGGGCAGTGGAAG CAGGTGGCAGCTCAGCACTCGGGGCAGTCCTTGAAGCCGCAGGCTGCTCATCACGTCCTAGACGGACTCCGGGGGCTCCTCCACAGGCTACAGG GGCTCCCTTCAGCTCTTTCTGTGCTTCCTCTGGAGCTGACTGTCCTGGCTAATACCCTGACCCTGGGAGCTGGCTTGACCCAGCGATTCATGAAGGATCATGCTCTGGACATCCATCGGGGCCTGGAAAGGG TGCTGGATGCTATGGGGGTGCCATTGCCCCAGTCAGGGGACCTATGGAAGGCCATTTTTCAAAGCCCCTTCATAACTCCTGAGATGCTTCTCCCCCTACACCTCTTGGTGGGATTACAGGGGGCCTTATGGCTGACAGATAACCATCCTGGAGACTTAGCTAGACTCTTATGTACCGTGATGAGGAGCCAG TACAAAGAGAGTGGGGTTCCTCTCCTTGAACCTACTGAAGACTTGCTGTCATTGCTAAGTATGTGGGACCCCCCCATTGGAGAGTTGGATGCTCCAGTGATCCTCCAGGATGCCAGGAGTCTGAGGGATGTTCTTCTTACGACAGCTGCATTCCTCCAAG GGCTTCATGAGCTTCATGTGGGGAACTTGCTGTTAGCCTTGAGCAGCCTACAAAAAGCAGCATTGAGCCTGTGCCCCCGCCCTGTGCTAGCCCAAGTCCACACAGCCTTGGGAGCCTGCCTTCGGAAAATG GGCCATCCACAGAGGGCATTGCTGCATCTCCTTGAGGCTTTAAAGGCAGGCCCAGGCCAAGGACCCCCTCTCCTGGAGGCTGCTCGACTCTATCGACAGCTTGGCCACACCACAGCTGAGTTGGACAGCTTAAGGCTACTAGTAGAG GCTTTGAGTATTCCTCAAGACTCCAGGCCACCCTTGTTCCCTATTGGGGTAGAGCTTCTGATTCCTCCACCCAGCCCTGCCTCCTGCCTATACGCTGGGACCCAGAGCCAGGCCAGATACCTTCTTGCAAGTCGGTGTCTCCAGACAGGCAG GAATGGAGAGGCTGTGGAGCAGTACCTGGACCTGCTGGCCTTGTTGTTGGATGGACCAATGTCACAG GGCATGCCATGTTCTGTGTTCCTGTCTGGTGGCTCTCAAGTTCCCCGTGTACCCGAGGTCTTCCTGGAGACAGCAGTGGCTCTGATTATTGTGGGCAGATTCCATGATTCCCTGACTGTGTGTGAGGAGCTGCTTAGCCGAATAGTGCTTTTGGTTCCTCAGAAACTCTGGCTGGGTCAAGGAGGGGCTAGCTTCAAGTCCTCTCTATCCCCAGCCCCTCCTCTTTCTGAGAACCCCTCAGAGCGTCTGTGCTGCCTCTTGTGGGCCTCAGCTGCCCACTTGTTTCAGGGTCAGGCCCATGCTGGGCTGGGAGCCCGGAAAGAAGCCTTGGAGGAGTTTAGCAG GTGCCTTGAGTTACTCTTCCGGGTACAGCCTATGGGCAGAGCTGTAGACCAAGATGCAGGTGGAGATAAAGGCCAAGGTTTGAATGGAG ggtAG
- the FANCG gene encoding Fanconi anemia group G protein isoform X1, producing the protein MSPGPTAPQAHPGCLRLWREENDQLVGQWKQVAAQHSGQSLKPQAAHHVLDGLRGLLHRLQGLPSALSVLPLELTVLANTLTLGAGLTQRFMKDHALDIHRGLERVLDAMGVPLPQSGDLWKAIFQSPFITPEMLLPLHLLVGLQGALWLTDNHPGDLARLLCTVMRSQYKESGVPLLEPTEDLLSLLSMWDPPIGELDAPVILQDARSLRDVLLTTAAFLQGLHELHVGNLLLALSSLQKAALSLCPRPVLAQVHTALGACLRKMGHPQRALLHLLEALKAGPGQGPPLLEAARLYRQLGHTTAELDSLRLLVEALSIPQDSRPPLFPIGVELLIPPPSPASCLYAGTQSQARYLLASRCLQTGRNGEAVEQYLDLLALLLDGPMSQGMPCSVFLSGGSQVPRVPEVFLETAVALIIVGRFHDSLTVCEELLSRIVLLVPQKLWLGQGGASFKSSLSPAPPLSENPSERLCCLLWASAAHLFQGQAHAGLGARKEALEEFSRCLELLFRVQPMGRAVDQDAGGDKGQGLNGDVVSSNEDEFPSEICLSMKVLQRLKAVALISRGLEWVAEGQDARALQDFLLGVQVCPGYRNASLHLLHVLWRLERKDDAIAIYQKLESEADQQQDDSEGLLPQYLESCMNCIGITEQESLLQELRKSLQRPSSP; encoded by the exons ATGTCCCCAGGTCCCACCGCGCCCCAGGCTCACCCTGGCTGCCTGCGCCtgtggagggaggaaaatgatCAACTGGTCGGGCAGTGGAAG CAGGTGGCAGCTCAGCACTCGGGGCAGTCCTTGAAGCCGCAGGCTGCTCATCACGTCCTAGACGGACTCCGGGGGCTCCTCCACAGGCTACAGG GGCTCCCTTCAGCTCTTTCTGTGCTTCCTCTGGAGCTGACTGTCCTGGCTAATACCCTGACCCTGGGAGCTGGCTTGACCCAGCGATTCATGAAGGATCATGCTCTGGACATCCATCGGGGCCTGGAAAGGG TGCTGGATGCTATGGGGGTGCCATTGCCCCAGTCAGGGGACCTATGGAAGGCCATTTTTCAAAGCCCCTTCATAACTCCTGAGATGCTTCTCCCCCTACACCTCTTGGTGGGATTACAGGGGGCCTTATGGCTGACAGATAACCATCCTGGAGACTTAGCTAGACTCTTATGTACCGTGATGAGGAGCCAG TACAAAGAGAGTGGGGTTCCTCTCCTTGAACCTACTGAAGACTTGCTGTCATTGCTAAGTATGTGGGACCCCCCCATTGGAGAGTTGGATGCTCCAGTGATCCTCCAGGATGCCAGGAGTCTGAGGGATGTTCTTCTTACGACAGCTGCATTCCTCCAAG GGCTTCATGAGCTTCATGTGGGGAACTTGCTGTTAGCCTTGAGCAGCCTACAAAAAGCAGCATTGAGCCTGTGCCCCCGCCCTGTGCTAGCCCAAGTCCACACAGCCTTGGGAGCCTGCCTTCGGAAAATG GGCCATCCACAGAGGGCATTGCTGCATCTCCTTGAGGCTTTAAAGGCAGGCCCAGGCCAAGGACCCCCTCTCCTGGAGGCTGCTCGACTCTATCGACAGCTTGGCCACACCACAGCTGAGTTGGACAGCTTAAGGCTACTAGTAGAG GCTTTGAGTATTCCTCAAGACTCCAGGCCACCCTTGTTCCCTATTGGGGTAGAGCTTCTGATTCCTCCACCCAGCCCTGCCTCCTGCCTATACGCTGGGACCCAGAGCCAGGCCAGATACCTTCTTGCAAGTCGGTGTCTCCAGACAGGCAG GAATGGAGAGGCTGTGGAGCAGTACCTGGACCTGCTGGCCTTGTTGTTGGATGGACCAATGTCACAG GGCATGCCATGTTCTGTGTTCCTGTCTGGTGGCTCTCAAGTTCCCCGTGTACCCGAGGTCTTCCTGGAGACAGCAGTGGCTCTGATTATTGTGGGCAGATTCCATGATTCCCTGACTGTGTGTGAGGAGCTGCTTAGCCGAATAGTGCTTTTGGTTCCTCAGAAACTCTGGCTGGGTCAAGGAGGGGCTAGCTTCAAGTCCTCTCTATCCCCAGCCCCTCCTCTTTCTGAGAACCCCTCAGAGCGTCTGTGCTGCCTCTTGTGGGCCTCAGCTGCCCACTTGTTTCAGGGTCAGGCCCATGCTGGGCTGGGAGCCCGGAAAGAAGCCTTGGAGGAGTTTAGCAG GTGCCTTGAGTTACTCTTCCGGGTACAGCCTATGGGCAGAGCTGTAGACCAAGATGCAGGTGGAGATAAAGGCCAAGGTTTGAATGGAG ATGTTGTCTCCAGCAATGAAGATGAGTTCCCTTCAGAGATCTGCCTATCTATGAAGGTTCTTCAGAGGCTAAAAGCAGTGGCATTAATTAGCCGAGGGCTGGAATGGGTGGCAGAAGGCCAGGATGCCCGGGCTCTACAAGATTTCCTCCTTGGTGTGCAGGTTTGTCCAG GTTACCGAAATGCTTCCTTACATCTGCTGCATGTCCTATGGAGGCTAGAGCGGAAGGATGATGCTATTGCAATCTATCAGAAGCTAGAGTCTGAGGCTGACCAGCAACAGGATGACTCTGAGGG TCTTCTCCCCCAATACTTAGAGTCCTGTATGAACTGCATTGGAATCACTGAGCAGGAGTCCCTCTTGCAAGAACTTCGGAAATCACTACAGAGGCCTTCTAGCCCTTAA
- the FANCG gene encoding Fanconi anemia group G protein isoform X2, whose product MSPGPTAPQAHPGCLRLWREENDQLVGQWKVAAQHSGQSLKPQAAHHVLDGLRGLLHRLQGLPSALSVLPLELTVLANTLTLGAGLTQRFMKDHALDIHRGLERVLDAMGVPLPQSGDLWKAIFQSPFITPEMLLPLHLLVGLQGALWLTDNHPGDLARLLCTVMRSQYKESGVPLLEPTEDLLSLLSMWDPPIGELDAPVILQDARSLRDVLLTTAAFLQGLHELHVGNLLLALSSLQKAALSLCPRPVLAQVHTALGACLRKMGHPQRALLHLLEALKAGPGQGPPLLEAARLYRQLGHTTAELDSLRLLVEALSIPQDSRPPLFPIGVELLIPPPSPASCLYAGTQSQARYLLASRCLQTGRNGEAVEQYLDLLALLLDGPMSQGMPCSVFLSGGSQVPRVPEVFLETAVALIIVGRFHDSLTVCEELLSRIVLLVPQKLWLGQGGASFKSSLSPAPPLSENPSERLCCLLWASAAHLFQGQAHAGLGARKEALEEFSRCLELLFRVQPMGRAVDQDAGGDKGQGLNGDVVSSNEDEFPSEICLSMKVLQRLKAVALISRGLEWVAEGQDARALQDFLLGVQVCPGYRNASLHLLHVLWRLERKDDAIAIYQKLESEADQQQDDSEGLLPQYLESCMNCIGITEQESLLQELRKSLQRPSSP is encoded by the exons ATGTCCCCAGGTCCCACCGCGCCCCAGGCTCACCCTGGCTGCCTGCGCCtgtggagggaggaaaatgatCAACTGGTCGGGCAGTGGAAG GTGGCAGCTCAGCACTCGGGGCAGTCCTTGAAGCCGCAGGCTGCTCATCACGTCCTAGACGGACTCCGGGGGCTCCTCCACAGGCTACAGG GGCTCCCTTCAGCTCTTTCTGTGCTTCCTCTGGAGCTGACTGTCCTGGCTAATACCCTGACCCTGGGAGCTGGCTTGACCCAGCGATTCATGAAGGATCATGCTCTGGACATCCATCGGGGCCTGGAAAGGG TGCTGGATGCTATGGGGGTGCCATTGCCCCAGTCAGGGGACCTATGGAAGGCCATTTTTCAAAGCCCCTTCATAACTCCTGAGATGCTTCTCCCCCTACACCTCTTGGTGGGATTACAGGGGGCCTTATGGCTGACAGATAACCATCCTGGAGACTTAGCTAGACTCTTATGTACCGTGATGAGGAGCCAG TACAAAGAGAGTGGGGTTCCTCTCCTTGAACCTACTGAAGACTTGCTGTCATTGCTAAGTATGTGGGACCCCCCCATTGGAGAGTTGGATGCTCCAGTGATCCTCCAGGATGCCAGGAGTCTGAGGGATGTTCTTCTTACGACAGCTGCATTCCTCCAAG GGCTTCATGAGCTTCATGTGGGGAACTTGCTGTTAGCCTTGAGCAGCCTACAAAAAGCAGCATTGAGCCTGTGCCCCCGCCCTGTGCTAGCCCAAGTCCACACAGCCTTGGGAGCCTGCCTTCGGAAAATG GGCCATCCACAGAGGGCATTGCTGCATCTCCTTGAGGCTTTAAAGGCAGGCCCAGGCCAAGGACCCCCTCTCCTGGAGGCTGCTCGACTCTATCGACAGCTTGGCCACACCACAGCTGAGTTGGACAGCTTAAGGCTACTAGTAGAG GCTTTGAGTATTCCTCAAGACTCCAGGCCACCCTTGTTCCCTATTGGGGTAGAGCTTCTGATTCCTCCACCCAGCCCTGCCTCCTGCCTATACGCTGGGACCCAGAGCCAGGCCAGATACCTTCTTGCAAGTCGGTGTCTCCAGACAGGCAG GAATGGAGAGGCTGTGGAGCAGTACCTGGACCTGCTGGCCTTGTTGTTGGATGGACCAATGTCACAG GGCATGCCATGTTCTGTGTTCCTGTCTGGTGGCTCTCAAGTTCCCCGTGTACCCGAGGTCTTCCTGGAGACAGCAGTGGCTCTGATTATTGTGGGCAGATTCCATGATTCCCTGACTGTGTGTGAGGAGCTGCTTAGCCGAATAGTGCTTTTGGTTCCTCAGAAACTCTGGCTGGGTCAAGGAGGGGCTAGCTTCAAGTCCTCTCTATCCCCAGCCCCTCCTCTTTCTGAGAACCCCTCAGAGCGTCTGTGCTGCCTCTTGTGGGCCTCAGCTGCCCACTTGTTTCAGGGTCAGGCCCATGCTGGGCTGGGAGCCCGGAAAGAAGCCTTGGAGGAGTTTAGCAG GTGCCTTGAGTTACTCTTCCGGGTACAGCCTATGGGCAGAGCTGTAGACCAAGATGCAGGTGGAGATAAAGGCCAAGGTTTGAATGGAG ATGTTGTCTCCAGCAATGAAGATGAGTTCCCTTCAGAGATCTGCCTATCTATGAAGGTTCTTCAGAGGCTAAAAGCAGTGGCATTAATTAGCCGAGGGCTGGAATGGGTGGCAGAAGGCCAGGATGCCCGGGCTCTACAAGATTTCCTCCTTGGTGTGCAGGTTTGTCCAG GTTACCGAAATGCTTCCTTACATCTGCTGCATGTCCTATGGAGGCTAGAGCGGAAGGATGATGCTATTGCAATCTATCAGAAGCTAGAGTCTGAGGCTGACCAGCAACAGGATGACTCTGAGGG TCTTCTCCCCCAATACTTAGAGTCCTGTATGAACTGCATTGGAATCACTGAGCAGGAGTCCCTCTTGCAAGAACTTCGGAAATCACTACAGAGGCCTTCTAGCCCTTAA
- the FANCG gene encoding Fanconi anemia group G protein isoform X3, translating into MTLGLPSALSVLPLELTVLANTLTLGAGLTQRFMKDHALDIHRGLERVLDAMGVPLPQSGDLWKAIFQSPFITPEMLLPLHLLVGLQGALWLTDNHPGDLARLLCTVMRSQYKESGVPLLEPTEDLLSLLSMWDPPIGELDAPVILQDARSLRDVLLTTAAFLQGLHELHVGNLLLALSSLQKAALSLCPRPVLAQVHTALGACLRKMGHPQRALLHLLEALKAGPGQGPPLLEAARLYRQLGHTTAELDSLRLLVEALSIPQDSRPPLFPIGVELLIPPPSPASCLYAGTQSQARYLLASRCLQTGRNGEAVEQYLDLLALLLDGPMSQGMPCSVFLSGGSQVPRVPEVFLETAVALIIVGRFHDSLTVCEELLSRIVLLVPQKLWLGQGGASFKSSLSPAPPLSENPSERLCCLLWASAAHLFQGQAHAGLGARKEALEEFSRCLELLFRVQPMGRAVDQDAGGDKGQGLNGDVVSSNEDEFPSEICLSMKVLQRLKAVALISRGLEWVAEGQDARALQDFLLGVQVCPGYRNASLHLLHVLWRLERKDDAIAIYQKLESEADQQQDDSEGLLPQYLESCMNCIGITEQESLLQELRKSLQRPSSP; encoded by the exons ATGACTCTAGGGCTCCCTTCAGCTCTTTCTGTGCTTCCTCTGGAGCTGACTGTCCTGGCTAATACCCTGACCCTGGGAGCTGGCTTGACCCAGCGATTCATGAAGGATCATGCTCTGGACATCCATCGGGGCCTGGAAAGGG TGCTGGATGCTATGGGGGTGCCATTGCCCCAGTCAGGGGACCTATGGAAGGCCATTTTTCAAAGCCCCTTCATAACTCCTGAGATGCTTCTCCCCCTACACCTCTTGGTGGGATTACAGGGGGCCTTATGGCTGACAGATAACCATCCTGGAGACTTAGCTAGACTCTTATGTACCGTGATGAGGAGCCAG TACAAAGAGAGTGGGGTTCCTCTCCTTGAACCTACTGAAGACTTGCTGTCATTGCTAAGTATGTGGGACCCCCCCATTGGAGAGTTGGATGCTCCAGTGATCCTCCAGGATGCCAGGAGTCTGAGGGATGTTCTTCTTACGACAGCTGCATTCCTCCAAG GGCTTCATGAGCTTCATGTGGGGAACTTGCTGTTAGCCTTGAGCAGCCTACAAAAAGCAGCATTGAGCCTGTGCCCCCGCCCTGTGCTAGCCCAAGTCCACACAGCCTTGGGAGCCTGCCTTCGGAAAATG GGCCATCCACAGAGGGCATTGCTGCATCTCCTTGAGGCTTTAAAGGCAGGCCCAGGCCAAGGACCCCCTCTCCTGGAGGCTGCTCGACTCTATCGACAGCTTGGCCACACCACAGCTGAGTTGGACAGCTTAAGGCTACTAGTAGAG GCTTTGAGTATTCCTCAAGACTCCAGGCCACCCTTGTTCCCTATTGGGGTAGAGCTTCTGATTCCTCCACCCAGCCCTGCCTCCTGCCTATACGCTGGGACCCAGAGCCAGGCCAGATACCTTCTTGCAAGTCGGTGTCTCCAGACAGGCAG GAATGGAGAGGCTGTGGAGCAGTACCTGGACCTGCTGGCCTTGTTGTTGGATGGACCAATGTCACAG GGCATGCCATGTTCTGTGTTCCTGTCTGGTGGCTCTCAAGTTCCCCGTGTACCCGAGGTCTTCCTGGAGACAGCAGTGGCTCTGATTATTGTGGGCAGATTCCATGATTCCCTGACTGTGTGTGAGGAGCTGCTTAGCCGAATAGTGCTTTTGGTTCCTCAGAAACTCTGGCTGGGTCAAGGAGGGGCTAGCTTCAAGTCCTCTCTATCCCCAGCCCCTCCTCTTTCTGAGAACCCCTCAGAGCGTCTGTGCTGCCTCTTGTGGGCCTCAGCTGCCCACTTGTTTCAGGGTCAGGCCCATGCTGGGCTGGGAGCCCGGAAAGAAGCCTTGGAGGAGTTTAGCAG GTGCCTTGAGTTACTCTTCCGGGTACAGCCTATGGGCAGAGCTGTAGACCAAGATGCAGGTGGAGATAAAGGCCAAGGTTTGAATGGAG ATGTTGTCTCCAGCAATGAAGATGAGTTCCCTTCAGAGATCTGCCTATCTATGAAGGTTCTTCAGAGGCTAAAAGCAGTGGCATTAATTAGCCGAGGGCTGGAATGGGTGGCAGAAGGCCAGGATGCCCGGGCTCTACAAGATTTCCTCCTTGGTGTGCAGGTTTGTCCAG GTTACCGAAATGCTTCCTTACATCTGCTGCATGTCCTATGGAGGCTAGAGCGGAAGGATGATGCTATTGCAATCTATCAGAAGCTAGAGTCTGAGGCTGACCAGCAACAGGATGACTCTGAGGG TCTTCTCCCCCAATACTTAGAGTCCTGTATGAACTGCATTGGAATCACTGAGCAGGAGTCCCTCTTGCAAGAACTTCGGAAATCACTACAGAGGCCTTCTAGCCCTTAA
- the VCP gene encoding transitional endoplasmic reticulum ATPase, which yields MASGADSKADDLSTAILKQKNRPNRLIVDEAINEDNSVVSLSQAKMDELQLFRGDTVLLKGKKRREAVCIVLSDDTCSDEKIRMNRVVRNNLRVRLGDVISIQPCPDVKYGKRIHVLPIDDTVEGITGNLFEVYLKPYFLEAYRPIRKGDIFLVRGGMRAVEFKVVETDPSPYCIVAPDTVIHCEGEPIKREDEEESLNEVGYDDIGGCRKQLAQIKEMVELPLRHPALFKAIGVKPPRGILLYGPPGTGKTLIARAVANETGAFFFLINGPEIMSKLAGESESNLRKAFEEAEKNAPAIIFIDELDAIAPKREKTHGEVERRIVSQLLTLMDGLKQRAHVIVMAATNRPNSIDPALRRFGRFDREVDIGIPDATGRLEILQIHTKNMKLADDVDLEQVANETHGHVGADLAALCSEAALQAIRKKMDLIDLEDETIDAEVMNSLAVTMDDFRWALSQSNPSALRETVVEVPQVTWEDIGGLEDVKRELQELVQYPVEHPDKFLKFGMTPSKGVLFYGPPGCGKTLLAKAIANECQANFISIKGPELLTMWFGESEANVREIFDKARQAAPCVLFFDELDSIAKARGGNIGDGGGAADRVINQILTEMDGMSTKKNVFIIGATNRPDIIDPAILRPGRLDQLIYIPLPDEKSRVAILKANLRKSPVAKDVDLEFLAKMTNGFSGADLTEICQRACKLAIRESIESEIRRERERQTNPSAMEVEEDDPVPEIRRDHFEEAMRFARRSVSDNDIRKYEMFAQTLQQSRGFGSFRFPSGNQGGAGPSQGSGGGTGGNVYTEDNDDDLYG from the exons ATGGCCTCGGGAGCCGA TTCAAAAGCAGACGACTTATCAACAGCCATTCTCAAGCAGAAGAACCGCCCCAATCGGTTAATCGTTGATGAAGCTATCAATGAAGACAATAGTGTGGTGTCCCTGTCTCAG GCCAAGATGGATGAATTGCAGCTCTTCCGAGGTGACACAGTGTTGCTTAAAGGCAAGAAGAGACGGGAAGCAGTGTGCATCGTGCTTTCTGATGACACGTGCTCAGATGAAAAGATTCGCATGAACAGGGTTGTCCGCAATAACCTACGAGTGCGCCTGGGGGACGTTATCAG CATCCAGCCGTGCCCAGATGTGAAGTACGGCAAACGTATCCATGTACTGCCCATCGATGACACGGTGGAAGGCATCACCGGCAATCTCTTTGAGGTGTACCTCAAGCCGTACTTCCTGGAAGCTTATCGACCCATCCGAAAAG GTGATATCTTTCTTGTCCGTGGTGGAATGCGTGCTGTAGAATTCAAAGTGGTGGAGACAGATCCCAGCCCCTACTGCATTGTTGCTCCAGATACAGTGATTCATTGTGAAGGGGAACCCATTAAACGAGAG GATGAAGAGGAATCCCTCAATGAAGTGGGGTATGATGACATTGGTGGTTGCCGAAAACAGTTGGCTCAGATCAAGGAAATGGTGGAGCTGCCACTGAGACATCCAGCCCTCTTCAAAGCCATTGGTGTAAAG CCTCCTCGGGGCATCCTGCTCTATGGGCCTCCTGGAACAGGGAAGACCCTGATTGCTCGAGCTGTGGCAAATGAAACTGGagcatttttctttctgatcaaTG GTCCTGAGATTATGAGCAAGTTGGCTGGTGAGTCAGAGAGCAACCTGCGGAAGGcttttgaagaggcagagaagaATGCTCCTGCCATCATTTTCATTGATGAGCTGGATGCCATTGCTCCCAAGAGAGAGAAG ACCCATGGAGAAGTAGAACGTCGAATTGTGTCACAATTATTGACTCTCATGGATGGTTTGAAACAGAGGGCACATGTGATCGTTATGGCAGCAACCAACAGACCCAACAGCATTGACCCAGCTCTTAGACGGTTTG GTCGATTTGACAGGGAGGTAGATATTGGAATTCCTGATGCCACAGGACGCTTGGAGATTCTGCAGATCCATACCAAGAACATGAAGCTGGCAGATGATGTTGACCTAGAACAG GTAGCCAATGAGACCCATGGACATGTAGGTGCTGATCTGGCAGCCCTCTGTTCAGAAGCAGCACTACAGGCCATTCGAAAGAAGATGGACCTCATTGACCTGGAAGATGAGACCATTGATGCTGAAGTCATGAACTCCCTGGCTGTCACCATGGATGACTTCCGG TGGGCTCTGAGCCAGAGCAATCCGTCAGCACTTCGGGAGACTGTTGTAGAGGTGCCACAGGTGACCTGGGAGGACATTGGTGGTCTGGAGGATGTCAAACGGGAGCTCCAAGAGCTTGTTCAG TATCCTGTGGAGCATCCAGACAAGTTCCTTAAATTTGGTATGACACCATCCAAGGGAGTCCTCTTCTATGGGCCCCCCGGCTGTGGAAAAACCCTCTTGGCCAAAGCTATCGCCAATGAATGCCAGGCAAACTTCATCTCCATCAAGGGCCCTGAACTTCTCACCATGTGGTTTGGCGAATCTGAGGCCAATGTCCGTGAGATTTTTGATAAG GCCCGCCAAGCTGCCCCCTGTGTTCTGTTCTTTGATGAACTGGATTCAATCGCTAAGGCTCGTGGCGGCAACATTGGAGATGGAGGAGGTGCTGCTGACAGAGTCATCAACCAGATTCTGACAGAAATGGATGGTATGTCCACAAAGAAAAACGTGTTCATCATTGGTGCCACAAACCGGCCTGATATTATTGATCCTGCAATTCTTCGGCCTGGCCGCTTAGACCAGCTCATCTATATACCCCTGCCTGATGAAAAGTCCCGTGTTGCAATTCTTAAGGCCAACCTGAGAAAGTCACCTGTTGCCAAG GATGTAGACTTAGAGTTCCTGGCCAAGATGACTAATGGCTTCTCTGGGGCTGACCTGACAGAGATCTGTCAGCGTGCTTGCAAACTGGCTATCCGTGAGTCCATTGAGAGTGAAATTCGACGAGAACGGGAAAGACAGACCAACCCCTCTGCCATG GAAGTAGAAGAGGATGATCCAGTCCCTGAGATCCGCCGGGACCACTTTGAGGAGGCCATGCGCTTTGCCCGCCGCTCTGTCAGTGACAATGATATCCGGAAATATGAGATGTTTGCCCAGACCCTTCAGCAGAGCAGGGGCTTTGGCAGCTTCAG ATTCCCCTCAGGGAACCAAGGCGGGGCTGGCCCCAGCCAGGGCAGTGGAGGAGGCACAGGCGGCAACGTGTACACGGAAGACAATGACGATGACCTGTATGGCTAA